GCCGAGAGGATGAAGTCGGTGCGCACCGCGCCCTTGATCTTCTCCTTCTCGAGCGCCACGAGGTCCACCTTCGGATCGGCCACGGCCTGGACCAGCTCGTTGTGATGGGCCTCGTCCTCGTGCTGGCTGTGCAGGAACTTGTGCGCCAGCTTCTCGAAGCCCTCGAAGCAGAGGTACAGGCCGCCCACCATCAACAGCGGCGTCACCGCCCGAGGGATGAAGGCGCTGATGGCCAGCGCCGCGGGCACCAGGATGGCCTTGTTGAGCATCGAGCCCTTGGCCACGGCCCACACCACCGGCAGTTCCCGGTCGGCGTTGACGCCGGTGACCTGCTGGGCGTTGAGCGCCAGGTCATCGCCCAGCACCCCGGCGGTCTTCTGTGCCGCCACCTTGGTCATCACCGACACGTCGTCCAGGAGGGTGGCGATGTCGTCGATCAGGGCGAGCAGGCTGGATCCGGCCACGGTGAAGGCTCCTTACGGCGAGAGGTAGGCGCGCATCCTAATGTCCCCGGGCGGGGATGCCACCGGCATCCGCCGTCATTCGTCACCCCAGGCCCACTACCGCCCCGCCTGAGGGAGGAGTCCGGCCACCCAGCGCTCGGCCTCCTCGGGGGTGGAGAAGGTGAGCACGGACGTGGGCAGCGGCAGGACCGCCAGGATGGCGCGGAGAGCCAGCCGGGCCAGGGGCGAGGAGAGGATGATTCCCGCGCCCAGGATCCGCTCGCGCAGGTGGGCCTCATGCGTCTTGAGCCACGCCAACTGACGCTGGCGCTGCTCCTGATCCATGGACATCCGTGAGATCTGGCGCAGGTCGATGAGGAGGATGAGCTTCTGCTCGGCGCGCTCGAGGTGCCCGCCCAAGGTCACGAGGAACGCCTCGTACTCCTCGGGGGAAAGGGCCCGGGGAAACCCGAGGGAGAGCAGGGGCCATCTCGAACTGTCGAAGAGGACTCGGTCTGTGGTGGACATGCGCGGGGAACGCAGTATGCCAGGGAGGCACCTCGCGGGGCGATGACCAACGCGCCCCGGCAACTCCACCATGATCATCCGCCCTCGTCCCACCGCCTGGCAGTTGCTCTACATCCTGCGCGGCTCGGTGCTTCCCCGCGTGCTGCCTCAAGTGCTGGGCATCGCGCTGATGTCCGGCCTCGCGGTCTGGGCCATCCAGAAGGATTGGCTCCACCTGCCCTCCAGCACGGCCGTCCCCATGTCCCTGCTGGGGCTCGCGCTCTCCATCTTCCTCGGCTTTCGCAACAACGCCAGCTACGACCGCTGGTGGGAGGCGCGCAAGCACTGGGGCGCGCTCATCATCGAGCTGCGCTCCCTGGCCCGTGATGCCGTGGCCCTGCTCGACGACGGCGCGGACCCGGGGACTCCCGTGCGAGGACGTCACGACGCTCGGAGGCTCGTCCACCGCGGCATCGCCTTCGCCCATGCCTTCGCCGGGTATCTGCGCGGGCACGACGAAGGCGACAACCTCGCCCGCTACCTCGCTCCCGACGAGCTGGCTCGGGTCCAGGCCAGCATCAGCCCGCCGGATGCGTTGCTGCGCGAGATGGCCCAGGAGCTCGCCTCCCTGCGGCGCACGGGCCGACTCACCGACATCACCTGGCAGACCTTGAACGAGCGCGTCGGTGGGCTGTCCACGGTGCTCACCGCCTGCGAGCGCATCCGCTTCACCCCCCTGCCCTTCGCCTACACGGTGCTCCTGCACCGCACCGCCTACCTGTTCTGCCTGCTGCTGCCCTTCGGACTGGCGGAGCTGCTCGGGTGGATGGCCCCGGTGCTCGCCGCCGTCCTGGCCTATACCTTCTTCGGGCTGGATGCGCTGGGAGACGAGCTGGAGAACCCCTTCGCCCACGTGCCCAACGGACTGCCCCTGCTGGCCATGGCCCGGACCGCGGAACGGGGACTGCTCGAGGCCCTGGGCGAGCCCGTTCCCGAGCCGCTGCGGCCTCAGTCCTACCTGTTGATGTGAGAAGGTCTCTTCCCACGCATGTCCGACTCGAAATCCAAGCGTGGAACCCGCCCGGGGGCGGCGAAGCCGGCGAAGAGCCCGCGGTCCTCGGCCACCGTGATCCACGAAGAGCCCTCGCCGCTCGGGACGGTGTTCGTGGTGGACACGGGCGACCTGCGCACGCTGCGCTTCGACAGTCCCCGGGGCGCCATCCAGAGCGCGCTGCGCAAGAGCGATCCCCTCGCGGTGCCCACGAGCTACGTGCGGGTGGCCACCGCCGGGCTCGCGCTCACCCGGGGGCGCTCGCGCGTCCTGGTGGTGGGACTCGGGGGAGGCGCCTTCCCCCGGCTGTTGCACCGGTGCCTGCCCCGGACGCGGGTGGACGTGGTGGAACTCAACCCCGTGGTGGTGGAGGTGGCCCGGCGCTACTTCCACGTCCACGAGGACGAGCGGCTGCACATCCAGCTCGGGGACGCGGCCCACTTCATGGAGGAGCGCGGGCCGCTCTATGATCTCATCCTCCTCGACGCGTTCGCGGGCGAAGGGACGCCGGAGCACCTGAAGGAGACGCTCTTCCTCGAGACGGTGCGGCGCCGGTTGCTGCCGGGAGGCGTCGCCGTGCTCAACATCGCCCTGGAGGATCCGGCGAAGGTGGCGTGGCGGGTGCGGACCTTCGCCGGGTGCTTCGAGGACTGCGCGATGCTGCGCGGCGCGTCGGAGTACATCAACCTGCTCCTGGTGGGCACCCAGGAGCCCCTTCCCCCCGAGCCCCAATTCCGGCGGCAGTTGTCCCAGCTCGCGCGTGAGATGGGGTTTCCCTCCCTGGCGCGCAGCGTGGTGTCCTTCGCGCGCGCCCTGGAGGGGTGAGGGCCGGCCTCAGAGGAAGCGGTACGAGGTCACCGTGAACACGGGGCCGACCATGGCGACGGTGAGCGCGTCGCGGTCCACGTCCCCGTGCGCCTCGATGCGCTGGCCATCCTTCTTGATCTTCCGATCCCCGCCCGCGAGCTGGTAGGTGCGGCCGTCATCGCCCTCCAGCACCCAGACACCCGTCTCGATGTCGCGGAACACCACGCGTCCGGTGAGCTTCATGGCGACTCCCGGCGCAGCATGGCGCGCGAGATGAAGAGGCAGATGAGCACGTTCACCACCAGCCAGGGCCGGGCCATGAAGGTGAAGGGCATCCACGCCAGCGCGGGCGCCTTGACCCACGCGGTGTAGGCGAGGAAGCCGGCGAAGCCCAGCGCGAGCCCGCCCAGCGCGGGGCGCAGACCCTTGAACTTGATGGCGAAGATGGAGAGCACCAGGGGGATGAGCGCGCTGTAGAAGAGCGGGCTGACCGTACGGGTGCCGAAGATGATGCGCTGCCAGTCGGGAATGGGCAGCCAGGCCACCTGCACCACCTCGCCCGCCGCGCCCGGGACACCACCCACCCACGAGCGGAGGAAGAACGCCCCCACGGTGGCCAGCACCAGCGGCACGAGGAAGCTCGGACGCAGGAGGATGTTGAGGTAGCCCGGGCGCTCGCGCCCGCGCAGCGTCAGCAGCACCACCGCCAGCAGCGCCAGGGCCCACCACAGCGACGGCCAGCGCGAGCTCGCGCCACCCAGCGCCTTGAGCGAGGCCTCGGCATCCAGCAGACCGTGGCCGTACTCCTCCGACCAGGCCTGCCCGCCCACGCGCGAAGCGCCCGCGAACAGGGCCCGCTCCACCTCGTCCGGTCCGCTGGCGCCCTCGGCGTAGAGCAGCGCCGCCACCGCCGCCACATGGGGGGTGGCCATGCTCGTGCCCTGATAGGCGGCATACACGGAGCGCGAGACGTCGCGTGGATCGATCGTGTTCTGCAGGATGCCGCCCGCGTCGCCCTGGCGCTTGTCTCCACCCGGCGCCGCGATGTCCAGCTCCCGGCCATAGGACGAGTAGGGAGCACGCACGCCGCCCGGGCCCACCGCGGCCACCGCCACCGCGCCCGGATAGGCCGCGGGGAACTCCACCCGCGGACGGCCCGCGTTGCCCGCCGCGGCCACCACCGTGACGCCCTTCTTCCGGGCATACGCCACGGCGTCCGCCATCACCTGCGAGTAGCCCCCACCACCCAGGGACATGTTGATGACCTGGGCGCCATTGTCCGCCGCGAAGCGGATGGCATCGGCGATGTCCGCCGACGTGCCAGAGCCGAAGTGGTTGAGCACCTTCACCGGCATCAGCGTCGCCTCGAACGCCACGCCCGCCACGCCCACCCCGTTGTTCGTCGCCTGCGCGATGGTGCCCGCCACGTGCGTGCCATGCCCATGGTCGTCATTGGCGTGCGTGTCGTCGCCGACGAAGTCATACCCCTTCTTGAACCGGATGCCCTTGAGGTCCGGCACCTGCTTGAAGTCGTCGTAATCCTCGTAGGCGATGCCCGTGTCCAGCACCGCCACCACCACGCCCTTGCCGTGGCTGCGCAGCCACGCCTGGGGCATGTGGATCATCCGCAGGTTCCACTGCCGGGGATACTCGGGATCATTCGGTGTGAAGCCCTCCTTGTCGAGCGCCGGCGCTGGCTCCTCGAACACGGCCTCCTCGCCCACGGGCACCCGGTACACGCGCAGCGGCTCGGCGGACTCCACGGCCGGGTGCTGGCGGATGGCCTCGAGCACCGCGTCCACGTCCTCCACCCCGTGCGCGATCGCCACGCCCGAGCGCGGCCCCTCCACGGAGTTGTACGTGAGATCCACCCCCCACTCCGCCTCCCAGGCATCGATCTCCTCCTGCGAGGTGCCATCCTTGAAGTCCACCACGATGCCGTGGGGATCCTCCTCCGACAGCACGCGCCGCGAGGTGTCCGCCTCGAGGGCCGTTCGCTCCGCCGTCTCCGCGGACTCCGGGGGCGATGCGCAGGCCACCAGCGCCAGGGCCAACACCGCGTTCGCCAGGATCCAACGCTTCATGGGCATGGGTGCTCCTTCGTGACGACCCCTACGAACGAACCGCGGAACGATTGGGTCTCACTCGAATCTGCTCGTTTTCCCGCCCGGAGGACAAGCCGTCATCCGGCCGGGGAGCGCCAGTGGATTCAATGGTTTACGCGGCATCGGTCAGTTGCCCGACAGCCGCTTCAACCAGGCACGCACCTGCTTGCCCACGATCGGGAGGGCATGGTGGAGGTGCGCGCCCGCCCCTTCCACGACTTCCAGGGTACCGCCCGCCGCGTCCACCGCCCGGGCCAGCTCGGCGCGCGGCAGGGTGGCGTCCAGCTCACCCACCACCACGAGCAGCTCCCGCCCCAGGCCCGTCAGCTCCCCGGGCGTCACCCCACGCGGACTCACCAGACACAGGCCCGCCACCCCGGAATGCCTCGCCCGCAGCCCCAGCGCCACCCGGGCACTGCCATGCATCGCGGCCACCGCCGCCGTGGGGGCCTGGGCGTTCTCCAACACCACCGTCAACGCGGCCTCGGCCTCGTCGATGAGGGCCGCGCCCGTGCCGCGCTCACCCTGGCTGCCGCCGACGCCGCGGTAGTTGAAGCGCAGCGTGGCATGGCCCGCCGTGGCCGCGGCGAAGGCCAGCTCCGCCCCGATGACATGATCCATGCCGCCTCCCTCCTCGGGCGTGGGCGACAGCACGAGCAGCGGAGGGCGCACCTGCCCCCGGTGCGCCACGCCCTCCATCACCTCACGCCCCACGGGGATGAGCGCCGGGCGCTCGAGGTACTGACCTTTGAGGACCATAGAGCGCGCGAGTTTAACGCGGTGTGACGCCCCGGCGCATTCCTCGCGGCCTCCACTGCGCTGCTGTTAACCTCTGGAGAGACGACACCCCCCTGCCGAGGGAGAGGATTCCATGACCCGCGACGAAGCGCAGAAACTGGTGCAGGCGTACCTGCTGGCCCTCAAGCAACCCAGCGAGGGCCTCAATCCCCAGGGGTTTGGCGGCGCGGTGATCGGCGAGGCCCAGCTCTACTTCGAGTACCACGGCAAGACGCAGCAGTTGGAGGCGAGCGCCCTCGTCTACAAGTTCCGGGATCGCCCCAAGCCCGGCGTCATCGAGGGCTTCAGCGCCGAGGAGAAGGCGGGCACCGATACCGGCGGCGGCGTGGTGGACTACGAGCCGGAGAACAAGAGCCTGTTCCTCAGCCGCTCCTACGCCGCGGTGCCCCCGGTGGAGACCTTCCAGCAGCACATGGACCAGCTCATGAAGGCCAGCCTCCACTGGAGCACCGAGGTGATCGAGCGCGTGGCCTCGCGCGTGTTCAAGAACTGAGGCCCGTGGGCGTCCGCCCCCGGGCCGCCCCTCACACGGACGCCATCACGTAGAACTTCAGGTATTTGCCCTCCGGGAACTGCAACCGGATGGGGTGATCGGGCGGCTGGTAGCGCTCCTCCACCAGGGCGAGATCCACCCCCGCCTTGAAGGCCGCCTCCTTCACCGCGCCCAGGAAGTCGTCCGGGCTCACGCGCGCCGAGCACGAGGCTGTCGCCAGCAGGCCTCCGGGCCGCAACAGTCCCAGCGCCTGGCGGTTGAGCGAGGCATACCCGTCGATCGCCGCCTGCACCGCCTTCTGGCTCTTCGCGAACGCGGGCGGGTCCAGGATGATGAGATCGAACGTGCGGCCCTCCTCGCGGAAGGACGCCAGGAGCTTGAACACGTCCGCCGCCAGGAAGTCGTACTTCTCCGCCGGCAGGCCGTTGCGCGTGAAGTTCTCGCGCGCCAGGGCGATGGCCTCCGGATCCAGATCCACCGAGAACACGCTCTTCGCCCCGCCCAGGGCCGCGTTCACCGAGAAGCCTCCGCTGAAGCAGAAGCAGTTGAGCACGTCGCGGCCCTCGGCCAGCCGCCGGATGAGGTAGCGGTTCTCGCGCTGATCCAGGAAGAAGCCCGTCTTCTGCCCCTTCCAGGCGTCCACGAGGAACGTCGCCCCGCGCTCGCGGATGGTGAGCAGCTCCGGCGCCTTCTCGCCCCAGAGCATCCGCCCCGCGCCCCGGCCCTCGTCGTCCTCCACGTCGTCCCGGCCCACCTCGTCCCGGCCGATGATGCCCTGGAGCTCGGGCACCGCCGCCTTGAGCGCCTCGACGATGAGCCCCCGGTAGGGCGTGAGGCCCGCCGAGTACAGCTTGAGCACCGCGTAGCGGCCATACAGGTCCACGATCACGCCCGGCAGCCCATCCCCCTCGCCGTGCAGGAGCCGGAAGCTGTCCGTGTCCTTCAAGTCGATGAGCGAGCGCCGCTCGGCGAGCGCCTGCTTCACGCGCTGGGCGAAGAAGGCCGCGTCGATGGCCTGACGGGGGTTGCGCGTGAGCACCCGCACGGCGATGGCCGAGTGCGGATCGAAGTAGCCGCGCGCCACGAACTTCCCGTTCTCCGCCAGATCCACCACGCTGCCCGGAGGAATCTTCGGCACCTGGGCGAGCGCCTTGCGGAACACCCACGGGTGCCCCGCGCGCAGGTGACGGCCCAGCCCCGGTGCGAGCTCCAACTTCACGACATTCACGGTGCAACTCCTCTTCTGACTCCCCGGGAAGCGAGCAGGGCGCGCACGAGCTCCTCGAAGCCCCTGCCCTCCTCCGCCCGGGTGATGAAGGCCGGCGGCGTGTCGATGCGCTCGAGCACCCGCCGCACGTTGGCCACCCCGACACTCAGGGCGAACTCCCCGAACATCGGAGCGTCATTGAAACTATCCCCCACGTACACGAAGCGGGGCTCGCCCGGCACGGGTGTCACCCCCCAGGCGAGCTTCAGGAAGCGGCGCACCGCGGAGCGCTTGTCGAAGCGGCCCAGCCAGCAGTTGATGTGCACCGACGAGCGCACCGCCGTCACGCCCCGCGCGCGCAGCAGGGCTTCCAGACGCTCGGCTCCCGCCTCGCCCAGCCGCGCCTCCTCGTTCCAGTCCACCGCCAGGTCCACCTCGGTGTAGGCGCTGTCCACGGACAGCCGCGCGCCCGGCACCTGCCGCAGCACCGCCGCCACCTCGGCCTGGAGCCGCTCGCGGTTGGGCCCCCGGACACGCGGGGACTCCGCGTACACCTTGCGCAGCCGTCCCCCCGCGCCGCGCAGGAAGAACAGGCCACCGTTCTCCGCGATGACGCCCTCCACCGGCAGCGTGCGGGCCCAGGCCTCGCCCCAGCCCGCCGGCCGGCCCGTCACCAGCACCACCTTGAAGCCCGCGTCCGAGAGACGCTCGAGGGCGCGAATGGTGGTGGAGCGCAACCGATGCGCGGTGGTGAGGGTGCCATCGACATCGGTGAAGACACCCTCCACTCGGGAGAGGTCCGCTTCACGCAGGGGACGGGGAGTGGCCATACGGTCCGCCGCACCTACACCCTTCCCGGCCCGGCGGGAAGGCCCGCACGAACGAAACCCCCGGGAGGCGGGGCCTCCCAGGGGTTCGTCTTCAGCTCAAGTGCTCGTGAGGGACTAGTAGCTGCCCGTCAGCGTCACACCCGAGAAGGTGCTGTAGGCGCGCACCGAGATGTAGAACGTCGTGGCCGCGGTCTTCGCCGGCAGCTCGCACGTCTCGCTGTTGCCGGACTTGTACGGACGGCAGTCGTAGGTGGTCGTGGTCGGAGCCGCACCAGCGCGCACGTAGAGGTCCGCGTCACCCGTGCCACCGGAGATGGCGAAGGTGGAGGCCTTGCCGGCCGGCACGGCCAGGGTGTAGCTCAGCGAGGCGCCGGTGGACGCGGCCAGGCCCGTCTGGTTGAGGTAGACGGTCTGCGGAGGAGCCGCGACGCCCACGCCCACCGCCGTCAGGGAGGCCGTCACCGCGGCCACTTCAGCCGAGCCCGCGCCGTAGAGCGCCGCAGCGGCCTGCTCGAGGTAGGTCCTCGCCTGCGAGTAGTTGGTGGAGGCGGTGAAGTAGTCGACGTTGGCCTTGTAGTAGATGGCGCCGGCCTTCTGCACGCCGATGGCCGGGACGACCGTGGTGGACTTGCCGCGCGGGTGCGTGCCGCCCTTGGAGAGCAGCGTGAAGGCCAGGTTGGCCACGCCCGAGCTGTAGTGCACGTCGACGTTCTTCGTGCTGGTGGTCCAGAAGTCGTGCGACGCGCCGTCCTTGGCCGGGTCGTACATGTAGCGGAGCGCGTCGTTCGGCGTGGCCGGGGTCCAGATGTCGTCGCCCACCATGAACACCGCGTTGGTGGTCGCCCAGGTGCCCGAGTCGTAGCTCTCGCAGTAGGCGCCGAAGATGTCGCTCATCGCCTCGTTGAGGCCGCCGGACTCACCCGAGTAGGTCAGGTTGGACTCGCGCTCGGTCACCGCGTGGGTGAGCTCGTGCGTGGTCACGTCCGCGGACAGGCCGAGCTGGGTCGAGTTCACGCCGTCGCCATCGCCGTACACCATCTGGGTGCCGTCCCAGTACGCGTTCACGTAGTTGCGGCTGTAGTGAACGGTGCTGATGAGCGTGGCGCCCGCGTTGTCGAACGAGTCGCGGCCGAAGTTGTTCTTGTAGCAGTTGTAGGTGCCACCCAGCTTGTCGTAGTTGACGTCGACGTGGGTGTCGCCCGTGGCCGCCTGGCCCTCGGAGCGCTTGAGCGTGCCCGGGGTGGAGCTGCCGTTGTTGGCCGAGTACACCTTGCGGTTGAGCGCCGTGTGGATCTTCGCGTGACGCGCCACGATGGAGCCATCCAGGGCGCTCACGTAGACGGCGTCCTTGATGGGCAGGTCGAGGCCCTCGCCGCTCACGATGGCCTCATAGGCCAGCTGGAGCTTGGCGTCCGTGGAGGGACGCACGTACACCAGGCGCACGCCGTCGATCTGCAGGTGACGGCCGGTGGTGCTGTCCAGGGCGGCCACCTTCGCGGCCTCCTCGGAGATGCTCGGGCGGGCGGGGGCGATCTCACCGTCACGCGCCGTGCCGTTGGCCGCGATGATGGTGTTGTCCTGGCCGACGTGGATGACCATCTCATCGTTGACCACGGGCAGGCCGTTCTTCGTCTGGCCGAAGCGGATGTGGGTCACGCCCTTCTCATCCGTGCGCGAGCGCTTGGCGACCAGGTCCGCCGCGTTCAGGCGGAACGCCGCGGCGATGCCGGGCAGCGCCTTGCTCACGCGGTTGCCAGAGCCCAGGGCCAGACCCTGGACCTCGTCGGCCTTGCCCAGCCGGCCGGTGATCATGAAGGGGATGCCGTTGGCCTCCTGGCCAGCGATCTGCGCCGAGGGAAGCGCCGCGAGCGCGGCCTGGATGTCGGCGAGGGAATCGGTGGCCTCATCGAACTTCTGTTCACCCTCGGGCAGCTGGGTGTTGTCGACCTCGCAGGCGGCGAGGGGAAGGGCAAGCAACGCAGCAGCAAGGAAGCGAATACGAGTCACTGGGGGGACTCCTCCTGGGCGACGGCGGGGATGCCGTCACACGCCCTTCTCCATGAGCAGGAACCGGGCCAACCGCCAAAGCCTGGGAATGACAGTCTTGTGAACTCTCCAGGCGAGTCCCTGTGGAGCGTGAATGTCACGCCTTTTCCGCACCGCGTCGTAAAACCTTCTTACACCTCGAAAAAAAAGCCCAGTCATTCAGGGGGATTAGCGCCCCTCCATTTTGGGTGTCCGAATCCACTACAGTCTGTCCTGAATCAGGACACCCCCCTCCGGACACACGTTCCCAGGCCCCTCGTACAGGCGGTATACACAATTGAATCCGTGGTGGAAATATTCGTGCGCCAACCGTCCCCGGGCTTCGGGCGGCGTCCGGGCCTAGAGGACGTCCAGGCCGGCCAGGAGCGACTGGAGGGATTCGATCGTGGTGCGCAGCTCGGGGACGGACAGCTGGGCGAGCTGCGTCTTGCGCGCCTTGCGCAGGAAGGCGTCGAGCGAGGGATCCCGTCCATAGAGGGATTGGGCGCTGGCGGCGGCCTCGGCCACGGTGCGTGCCGCCGCGGCGGGCTCCGTGCCCAACAACCCCACGGCCCGCTCCAGCCGCACGCCGCACCCCGCCCACACCTCGCGGTCATGGGCGATGAGCATCTGGCGCTTGTTCACGCTGGAGAGCGAGCGCACGAAGCCCTCCAGCTCCTCCACCAGTGACAGCAGCTCCTGCTTGAGCAGCGACGCCTGGATGGCGAGCCTGCCCACCCGGCCGCGCAGCTCGATGATCTGCCGCTTGTCCTGGGCGCGCAGGTGGCGGTAGGCCACGGTGCGCCCGAACGCATCCAGCTCGGTCTGCAGCTGCTGGGCGTTCCACTGTACGTCCTCGGGCTCGGCCTCGCGCACCCGGCCCAGCCGCGCCGCGACGATGCGCGACAGGTCCGCGACGATCGCCCGCACCATCACCGACGCCTGCACCTCCGCCTCGTGCCCGGGCACCACCTGCTGCCGCGTCACCGGCCCGAAGGCACTGGCCGACTCGAAGACGAGGTTGCCAATCTGCTCGCGGAAGCGCTCGCGCAGCCGCTGGATCTCCGCCAGCAGCGTCCACCGGTCCGACACGACCGCGGGGTTGCGCATCGCCTCGCCGAGCTGGGTGACGCCCTGGGCGAGCTGTTGCATCCAGCCCTGGAGCAGCTCGGTGGCGTCCCTGGCGCGCCGGGCCTCCACGCTGGCCTGCAGGGGCACGTTCCCACCCGAGGCGCTCGCCGCCGACCGCGCCGCGCACTGCTCGCGGATGACGTTGAGCAGCCGGTTGACGTCCATCACCGTGTCCCGGATGACGGGCGCCATCTCCTCCCACAGCGAGAGGTCCGGACTGTCCTCCACGCTGGCCGTCTCGTACTTCAGCAGATCCAGATCGCTCAGGCGCAGGATGGCCTGGCCCGCGGCCGCGTACACCTCGCGCATGCGTTGGGCGAAAGCCTGATCCGAGAGGGAGTGCAGGAGCTCTTCGAGTCGGGGGGACAGCGCGGGCGGGGGCGAGGTATCGGCGGACACGGCGCCCCCCACTCTACTCGACTTCGGCGGGGGTGCGATCTATGCATTCGCGCGCATGCTCCAGGTCCTGCTGCTGAACGAAGGTCGCGTCCTCACCGGAGGCGAGGAGTTGCTCGAGCAGCCGGGGCGCAAGTGGATCGACGTCCTCCAACCCACCGAGGAGGTGATGGCGCGGCTGGGTGATCGCTACGGCCTGCACCGGCTGGCCATCGAGGACTGTCTGCACCTGGACCAGCGGCCCAAGCTGGAGGAGTACCCGAACCATCAGTTCATCGTGCTCCAGGGGTTCACCGCGCTCGCGGACGACGTGTGCCACCTGACGCTGCACGAGCACCACTTCTTCCTCGGCGCGGACTGGATCATCACCGTGCACGAGCTGCCCTTTCCGGGCCTGGAGACGGTGGGCCAGCGCGTCCGCGCCGATCCCGAGGCGACGCTGGGCCGCGGCGTGGACATGCTGCTCTACCTGTTCGCGGACGCGCTGGTGGACGGCAACTTCCCCATCCTCGATCGCTTCAACGACGAGCTGGAGGACCTGGAGTCCGCGGTCTTCGAGAACCCCCAGCCGGAGCAGCTCCAGCGGGTCTTCGCGATGAAGCGTGCCCTGGTGTCGCTGCGCCGGGTGCTCTCGCCCCAACGCGACGTGGTGGGTCTGCTCGTGCGGCGGGGCATCCCCAACGTGAGCGAGCGCACGGTGCTCTACTTCCGCGACGTGTACGATCACCTGGTGCGGCTGTACGAGCAGATCGACTCCGGGAGGGATCTGCTGGGCAACGTGATGGACGGCTACCTGTCCATGGTGGCCAACCGCACCAACGACATCACCAAGCAGCTCACCATCTTCTCCACCATCTTCCTGCCCCTGTCCTTCATCACGGGCTTCTTCGGACAGAACTTCGAGCTGCTGTCCCACTGGGGCTTCTTCTGGCTGATGCTGCTGTCCGTGGCCGGCCTGCCCCTGGGGCTCATGTTCTGGTTCAGGAGCAAGCGCTGGCTGTAAACCCCTCTCTTCCCGGGAGCACCCATGCCCACCCTCACCGTCGATGGCGTCCCCCTGTACTACCGCGACGAGGGCCGCGGACCGCCCGTGCTGCTCTTCCACGCGTTTCCCCTGCACGCGGACGCCTTCGCCCCCCAGGTGAAGGCCCTGTCCCACCGCTACCGCTTCATCCTGCCGGACACGCGGGGGCTCGGACGGAGCGCGCCGGGCGAGGGGCCCACGGAGATGTCGCGCATCGCGCGGGATGGCCTGGCGATCCTCGACGCGCTGGGCGTGGAGTCGGCGGTGGTGGGCGGCGTGTCCATGGGCGGCTATGCCAGCATGGCCCTCTTGCGCGAGGACGCGGGCCGCGTCCGGGGGCTCGTGCTCGTGGACACCCAGGCGGGGGCGGACGACGAGGCGGGGCGCGCGCGCCGGGAAGCCGCGGCCCAGGAGGCCCTGCGCGAGGGCCCCGAGGCGAGCGTGCGCGCGATGCTGCCGCGTCTGGTGGCCGCGGGCCCGGACTCGGACGTGGGGCGCGAGGTGGCGGCGCTCATGCGCGCGGCCACGCCCGAGGGCCTCGCCGCGGCCCAGCGGGGCATGGCCCTGCGCCCGGACAGCAAGGACATCCTCGCGCGCTACGCCGGCCCCGCCCTCGTGGTGGTGGGAGAGAAGGACGCCCTCACCCCACCGGACAAGGCCCGGCAGATGGCGGACCTCATCTCCGGCGCGCGGCTGGAAATCATCCCGGACGCGGGGCACCTGACCAACCAGGAGCGGCCCGAGGCCTTCAACGCCGTGCTCGAGCGCTTCCTGGCGGAGCTGTGAACGCCGGACTCACGGCGCGCAGTTGACGAGCGCGTCGTCCATGGAGCACGTGCCGCACGTCCGGGTGCGCACCAGCGTGCCCATGCGGCACTCGAGCACGGCCTTGCCATCCTCCGTACACAACCCCCGGCCCTCGGCGGTGAGCGCGCACGCATCCCCCTCGACGCTGCCGTGCATGTCACACA
Above is a window of Cystobacter fuscus DNA encoding:
- a CDS encoding bestrophin family protein — translated: MIIRPRPTAWQLLYILRGSVLPRVLPQVLGIALMSGLAVWAIQKDWLHLPSSTAVPMSLLGLALSIFLGFRNNASYDRWWEARKHWGALIIELRSLARDAVALLDDGADPGTPVRGRHDARRLVHRGIAFAHAFAGYLRGHDEGDNLARYLAPDELARVQASISPPDALLREMAQELASLRRTGRLTDITWQTLNERVGGLSTVLTACERIRFTPLPFAYTVLLHRTAYLFCLLLPFGLAELLGWMAPVLAAVLAYTFFGLDALGDELENPFAHVPNGLPLLAMARTAERGLLEALGEPVPEPLRPQSYLLM
- a CDS encoding spermidine synthase codes for the protein MSDSKSKRGTRPGAAKPAKSPRSSATVIHEEPSPLGTVFVVDTGDLRTLRFDSPRGAIQSALRKSDPLAVPTSYVRVATAGLALTRGRSRVLVVGLGGGAFPRLLHRCLPRTRVDVVELNPVVVEVARRYFHVHEDERLHIQLGDAAHFMEERGPLYDLILLDAFAGEGTPEHLKETLFLETVRRRLLPGGVAVLNIALEDPAKVAWRVRTFAGCFEDCAMLRGASEYINLLLVGTQEPLPPEPQFRRQLSQLAREMGFPSLARSVVSFARALEG
- a CDS encoding DUF5818 domain-containing protein; translated protein: MKLTGRVVFRDIETGVWVLEGDDGRTYQLAGGDRKIKKDGQRIEAHGDVDRDALTVAMVGPVFTVTSYRFL
- a CDS encoding S8 family serine peptidase, whose amino-acid sequence is MPMKRWILANAVLALALVACASPPESAETAERTALEADTSRRVLSEEDPHGIVVDFKDGTSQEEIDAWEAEWGVDLTYNSVEGPRSGVAIAHGVEDVDAVLEAIRQHPAVESAEPLRVYRVPVGEEAVFEEPAPALDKEGFTPNDPEYPRQWNLRMIHMPQAWLRSHGKGVVVAVLDTGIAYEDYDDFKQVPDLKGIRFKKGYDFVGDDTHANDDHGHGTHVAGTIAQATNNGVGVAGVAFEATLMPVKVLNHFGSGTSADIADAIRFAADNGAQVINMSLGGGGYSQVMADAVAYARKKGVTVVAAAGNAGRPRVEFPAAYPGAVAVAAVGPGGVRAPYSSYGRELDIAAPGGDKRQGDAGGILQNTIDPRDVSRSVYAAYQGTSMATPHVAAVAALLYAEGASGPDEVERALFAGASRVGGQAWSEEYGHGLLDAEASLKALGGASSRWPSLWWALALLAVVLLTLRGRERPGYLNILLRPSFLVPLVLATVGAFFLRSWVGGVPGAAGEVVQVAWLPIPDWQRIIFGTRTVSPLFYSALIPLVLSIFAIKFKGLRPALGGLALGFAGFLAYTAWVKAPALAWMPFTFMARPWLVVNVLICLFISRAMLRRESP
- a CDS encoding alpha/beta hydrolase, translated to MVLKGQYLERPALIPVGREVMEGVAHRGQVRPPLLVLSPTPEEGGGMDHVIGAELAFAAATAGHATLRFNYRGVGGSQGERGTGAALIDEAEAALTVVLENAQAPTAAVAAMHGSARVALGLRARHSGVAGLCLVSPRGVTPGELTGLGRELLVVVGELDATLPRAELARAVDAAGGTLEVVEGAGAHLHHALPIVGKQVRAWLKRLSGN
- a CDS encoding type III secretion system chaperone — protein: MTRDEAQKLVQAYLLALKQPSEGLNPQGFGGAVIGEAQLYFEYHGKTQQLEASALVYKFRDRPKPGVIEGFSAEEKAGTDTGGGVVDYEPENKSLFLSRSYAAVPPVETFQQHMDQLMKASLHWSTEVIERVASRVFKN
- a CDS encoding class I SAM-dependent rRNA methyltransferase, which produces MNVVKLELAPGLGRHLRAGHPWVFRKALAQVPKIPPGSVVDLAENGKFVARGYFDPHSAIAVRVLTRNPRQAIDAAFFAQRVKQALAERRSLIDLKDTDSFRLLHGEGDGLPGVIVDLYGRYAVLKLYSAGLTPYRGLIVEALKAAVPELQGIIGRDEVGRDDVEDDEGRGAGRMLWGEKAPELLTIRERGATFLVDAWKGQKTGFFLDQRENRYLIRRLAEGRDVLNCFCFSGGFSVNAALGGAKSVFSVDLDPEAIALARENFTRNGLPAEKYDFLAADVFKLLASFREEGRTFDLIILDPPAFAKSQKAVQAAIDGYASLNRQALGLLRPGGLLATASCSARVSPDDFLGAVKEAAFKAGVDLALVEERYQPPDHPIRLQFPEGKYLKFYVMASV